In one Brevibacterium sp. CBA3109 genomic region, the following are encoded:
- a CDS encoding Rv3654c family TadE-like protein — protein sequence MTNIVVGLCSMVLVLATAIGGLSQAFAAHSTAQSAADLAALAAADAVRGIVAGEPCDIANEVAKRNGAVVNDCRASLTEQSAYVQVEVEIPGPLPKVKEKAVAGK from the coding sequence ATGACGAACATCGTTGTCGGACTGTGCTCAATGGTCCTGGTCCTCGCCACCGCCATCGGCGGACTCAGCCAAGCATTCGCAGCCCACAGCACCGCGCAGAGTGCCGCCGACCTTGCGGCGCTCGCGGCAGCCGACGCAGTTCGCGGAATCGTCGCTGGCGAACCCTGTGACATTGCGAACGAGGTCGCGAAACGCAACGGCGCAGTCGTCAACGACTGCCGCGCCTCACTGACGGAGCAGAGCGCATATGTTCAGGTGGAGGTCGAAATCCCCGGTCCGCTGCCGAAGGTGAAGGAAAAAGCGGTGGCTGGGAAGTAG
- a CDS encoding DEAD/DEAH box helicase, which translates to MASSALLDIVTGFGARDERIVHVRDIPQRFEHESDWPEWIDEELKHACHAIGVDQLWDHQLEAAQSARDGSDVVIATPTASGKSLGFWLPVLESIQSTRTKLRTSSAIYIAPTKALAADQMANLEKLIVQGMRPATYDGDTSQASKDWARRHANIVFTNPDMLHRGILPRHERFARLFKSLRFIVIDEAHRYRGVFGSHVALILRRLLRIAAHYGAHPVVIGASATMANPDEAFSKLTGRDVHAVNQDSSPRASGSFALWEPPVSPGGERRSGLVEAADILTDAMCAGYRSIAFIASRRGTEALASTVRDQVGQVDDSLKDKVAAYRGGYLAEERRLLESALRSGRLLAVASTNALELGIDISGLDLVIISGWPGTLASLWQQAGRAGRAGQRWMAVFIARDDPLDTYVVNHPEVIFDAPVDAGVIHPGNPHVLGGHLCAAAAEVPLTEADLVHFPDNSGEVLADLVERKLLRARPTGWFWAKDESAADMSDIRGSGGGQFRLVEASSGALLGTVDESGAFTGAHPGAVYTHQGADFTVLDLDLEDRVALVERAEVDYTTQARSQTEIDIVNTDRHRALPSGVTVYSGTVDVKDHVIAYRMRAKRGGAILAEHELDLPERTLETKAVWWTIPQTLLDEAEIVQADLPGAVHAAEHASIGLLPLFAGCDRWDIGGVSTAGHADTGMATVFVYDGLAGGAGFAERGYEVIEGWLGATRDAIAACECVDGCPSCVQSPKCGNGNEPLEKDAALRLLRAALG; encoded by the coding sequence ATGGCCTCTTCTGCTCTTCTCGACATCGTCACCGGGTTCGGTGCCAGGGATGAACGGATCGTCCACGTGCGCGATATTCCACAGCGGTTCGAACATGAGTCGGACTGGCCGGAGTGGATCGACGAAGAACTCAAACACGCCTGTCATGCCATCGGCGTCGATCAACTCTGGGACCACCAACTCGAAGCTGCGCAGTCCGCGCGAGACGGTTCCGACGTCGTCATCGCCACGCCGACTGCCTCGGGGAAATCCTTGGGGTTCTGGCTTCCGGTCCTCGAATCCATTCAGAGCACCCGCACGAAACTGCGCACCTCCTCGGCGATCTACATCGCACCGACCAAGGCCTTGGCCGCGGACCAGATGGCGAACCTGGAGAAGCTCATCGTCCAAGGCATGCGACCGGCCACCTACGACGGGGACACGTCTCAGGCGTCGAAGGATTGGGCGAGACGGCACGCCAACATCGTGTTCACCAACCCGGACATGCTCCACCGCGGGATCCTGCCGCGGCACGAACGGTTCGCCCGGCTGTTCAAATCGCTGCGCTTCATCGTCATCGACGAAGCTCATCGCTACCGTGGAGTCTTCGGCTCCCACGTCGCACTCATCCTCCGCCGTCTGCTGCGCATCGCCGCGCACTACGGGGCTCACCCGGTGGTCATCGGAGCGTCTGCGACGATGGCGAACCCGGATGAGGCGTTCTCCAAGCTCACCGGACGCGACGTGCACGCGGTGAACCAGGATTCGTCTCCCCGTGCCTCAGGCAGCTTCGCCCTCTGGGAGCCACCGGTCTCCCCCGGCGGCGAGCGCCGCAGTGGTCTGGTCGAAGCGGCAGATATCCTCACCGACGCGATGTGTGCAGGCTATCGATCGATTGCGTTCATCGCCTCCCGCCGCGGCACCGAAGCACTGGCCTCGACCGTGCGTGACCAGGTCGGTCAAGTCGATGACTCGTTGAAGGACAAGGTCGCGGCCTATCGCGGCGGCTATCTTGCAGAGGAGCGCAGACTCCTCGAATCCGCACTGCGATCGGGACGTCTTCTGGCTGTGGCGTCGACGAATGCCCTTGAGCTTGGGATCGACATCTCGGGCCTCGACCTCGTCATCATCTCCGGGTGGCCCGGGACCCTGGCGTCACTGTGGCAGCAGGCTGGTCGTGCGGGACGCGCGGGACAGCGGTGGATGGCCGTATTCATCGCCCGTGACGACCCGCTGGACACTTATGTCGTGAACCATCCCGAGGTCATCTTCGATGCTCCCGTCGATGCGGGAGTCATCCATCCCGGCAATCCGCACGTTCTGGGCGGGCACCTGTGTGCTGCGGCCGCCGAGGTGCCCCTGACGGAGGCGGATCTCGTTCACTTCCCCGACAATTCCGGTGAGGTGCTCGCCGACTTGGTCGAACGAAAGCTCCTGCGGGCACGCCCCACCGGGTGGTTCTGGGCGAAGGACGAATCTGCAGCGGATATGTCCGATATCCGCGGCAGCGGGGGCGGCCAGTTCCGTCTCGTCGAGGCCAGCAGCGGTGCACTGCTGGGCACCGTTGACGAGTCGGGGGCCTTCACCGGTGCTCACCCAGGCGCGGTCTATACGCATCAGGGTGCCGATTTCACTGTCCTCGATCTTGATCTCGAGGATCGAGTTGCACTCGTGGAGCGCGCCGAGGTCGACTACACGACGCAGGCCCGGTCCCAGACCGAGATCGACATCGTCAACACCGACCGGCACCGTGCCCTTCCTTCTGGGGTGACGGTGTACAGCGGGACCGTCGACGTCAAGGACCATGTCATCGCTTATCGGATGCGGGCGAAGCGCGGCGGGGCGATCCTCGCCGAACATGAGCTTGATCTGCCCGAACGTACCCTGGAGACCAAGGCCGTGTGGTGGACGATTCCACAGACGCTGTTGGATGAAGCTGAGATAGTTCAGGCCGATCTTCCCGGTGCCGTACACGCAGCCGAGCATGCGTCAATCGGGCTCCTGCCGCTGTTCGCCGGCTGCGACCGGTGGGACATCGGCGGTGTCTCCACCGCCGGCCATGCTGACACCGGGATGGCCACGGTCTTCGTCTACGACGGTCTCGCCGGTGGAGCTGGATTCGCGGAGCGCGGCTATGAGGTCATCGAAGGTTGGCTGGGGGCGACACGTGATGCGATCGCTGCGTGCGAATGCGTCGACGGCTGCCCTTCGTGCGTGCAGTCACCGAAGTGCGGAAACGGCAATGAACCGTTGGAAAAGGATGCGGCTCTGCGACTGCTGCGGGCCGCTCTGGGGTGA
- a CDS encoding GNAT family protein, whose protein sequence is MAPVTPFNQLSNVEQAEEYADNLFTGRHVRLRPLQQEDLPYLEQWWFDPSIVVLQNHTVLPRPEGGVSEQFALWSANKDTDAVGFSIELLETEEFVGHVTLFGRNSINQSATLAIVLGPEFHGHGYGSDAVRLGIKYGFLQLGLNRIELQTWAFNTRGIASYTKAGFVEEGRRREAVFFNGRRHDEVIMAILKEEWAGRG, encoded by the coding sequence ATGGCACCGGTTACGCCCTTCAATCAACTGTCCAACGTCGAACAAGCCGAAGAATACGCTGACAACCTCTTCACCGGTCGTCACGTAAGGCTTCGTCCGCTGCAGCAGGAGGATCTTCCCTACCTCGAGCAGTGGTGGTTTGATCCCTCGATCGTGGTCTTGCAGAACCACACCGTCCTCCCTCGTCCCGAAGGTGGGGTGTCCGAACAGTTCGCGCTGTGGAGCGCTAACAAGGACACCGATGCGGTCGGTTTCAGCATTGAGCTGCTCGAGACCGAGGAATTCGTCGGCCACGTGACACTCTTCGGCCGGAATTCGATCAACCAGTCCGCCACACTGGCCATCGTCCTCGGACCGGAGTTCCACGGTCACGGCTATGGCTCCGATGCTGTGCGACTGGGCATCAAGTACGGCTTCCTGCAGCTGGGACTCAATCGTATCGAGCTGCAGACATGGGCGTTCAACACCCGCGGCATCGCCTCGTACACGAAGGCCGGATTCGTCGAAGAGGGGCGCCGTCGTGAGGCTGTCTTCTTCAACGGTCGCCGCCACGATGAAGTCATCATGGCGATCCTCAAAGAGGAGTGGGCAGGCAGGGGCTGA
- a CDS encoding type II secretion system F family protein — protein sequence MTALLVGVLIAAGVLLWSGRSDGRLRRLLGGHGPRQRGGVEAPRTDSQRDTRGRPRVVDDLLAFDLDLVAICLTSGLPIPVALALTADATDDRSGLGRIARSMTIGGQDLSDDDRLAPVLEVFEFSEHTGVGPAPLIESVAKELRDSSRRRRQEAAAALGVKLVVPLGVCILPAFLLLSVVPVVISLLSDLTTVFF from the coding sequence ATGACCGCACTCCTGGTGGGAGTCCTCATCGCGGCTGGGGTCCTGTTGTGGTCGGGCAGATCCGACGGGCGCTTGAGACGACTGTTGGGCGGGCACGGTCCACGACAGCGAGGTGGTGTTGAAGCGCCCCGAACGGATTCACAGCGGGATACCAGGGGCCGGCCTCGGGTGGTCGATGACCTGCTCGCCTTCGACCTCGATCTCGTGGCCATCTGCCTCACCTCCGGGCTGCCGATCCCGGTCGCTCTGGCATTGACCGCCGACGCGACAGACGATCGGTCCGGGCTGGGACGAATCGCGCGATCCATGACGATCGGAGGCCAAGACCTGTCCGACGATGACCGGCTCGCCCCTGTCCTCGAAGTCTTCGAATTCTCCGAGCACACCGGCGTTGGACCCGCACCACTCATCGAGTCTGTCGCGAAGGAGTTGAGAGACTCGTCCCGCAGACGCAGACAGGAAGCGGCTGCAGCTCTGGGCGTCAAACTCGTCGTACCACTGGGAGTCTGCATCCTTCCAGCTTTTCTGCTGCTCTCGGTCGTTCCCGTGGTCATTTCTCTGCTGTCGGACCTGACGACTGTCTTCTTCTGA
- the ssd gene encoding septum site-determining protein Ssd → MQIALITDLGAITDECARVAESIGISLKVLPPDSGGWQNASLILLGEDVREAPATDHADRILVVLDGDETSSAWKRAAHLGVEQLAVLPSAAEWLSGRMIAAVEPPVAPGVTVGVVAGCGGAGASVLSCALARRAGPDVSTVLVDADPLGGGLDLVLGAEQVPGPRWADLSASRGQLRPSTLSQALPRHEGLAILSWGRDDILDLDPDVFDDFLAAAGQAFELVIVDLPRHAPSQWTRRCHHVLLVSPARVRSAVAASQVAKRLSQSHPDVRLVVRDTGAGGLDADLLAESIGLDLAGSIRDDRGLSAAVDRGEGIPGGARLGKLVDRLLGEWVE, encoded by the coding sequence ATGCAGATAGCACTCATCACCGACCTCGGCGCCATCACCGACGAATGCGCACGAGTCGCCGAAAGCATCGGCATTTCGCTCAAGGTTCTGCCTCCGGACTCGGGCGGCTGGCAGAACGCCTCTCTCATTCTCCTCGGCGAGGATGTTCGCGAAGCTCCAGCCACGGACCATGCGGACCGCATCCTCGTCGTCCTTGACGGGGATGAGACCAGCTCGGCCTGGAAACGTGCCGCCCACCTCGGCGTCGAACAGTTGGCGGTTCTGCCCTCGGCCGCGGAATGGCTGAGCGGGCGCATGATCGCAGCCGTCGAACCGCCGGTAGCACCAGGCGTCACGGTCGGCGTCGTCGCCGGGTGCGGAGGGGCTGGCGCATCGGTGCTCTCCTGCGCGCTCGCCCGCCGTGCCGGACCGGACGTGAGCACGGTCCTCGTCGACGCTGATCCGCTGGGCGGTGGACTCGATCTGGTGCTCGGTGCAGAACAGGTCCCCGGCCCACGTTGGGCCGATCTCAGTGCCTCACGTGGACAGCTTCGCCCCTCGACACTGAGCCAGGCGCTGCCCCGCCACGAGGGCCTGGCGATCCTGTCGTGGGGTCGGGACGACATCCTTGACCTCGACCCGGACGTATTCGACGACTTCCTGGCCGCAGCCGGACAGGCGTTCGAACTCGTCATCGTCGATCTGCCGCGTCACGCCCCATCACAGTGGACACGCCGCTGCCATCACGTCCTTCTCGTCTCACCTGCACGGGTCCGGTCTGCAGTCGCAGCATCTCAAGTCGCAAAACGTCTGTCCCAATCCCACCCAGACGTGCGTCTCGTCGTTCGCGACACCGGCGCCGGAGGACTCGACGCTGATCTCCTCGCCGAATCCATCGGACTCGACCTCGCCGGCAGCATCCGCGACGACCGTGGCCTGTCCGCCGCCGTCGACCGCGGCGAAGGCATCCCGGGCGGGGCACGACTGGGAAAACTCGTCGACCGTCTCCTGGGGGAGTGGGTGGAATGA
- a CDS encoding class I SAM-dependent methyltransferase, with amino-acid sequence MIEQDMTLVADQLYRAGYTEPRLRQFWGGPIASALVRNNGAPAIHFCQNLLEAAEAHGQARNRGEAPSPFDQHLAALAMLFHFHREVSTETARAALGEDAFGVAVDAGLLVPSRSDKMSNGDATINRDLMSNDDESSNAEVGDPGYVCAPFAITPYDLPVGVPRGFRPGDENLYLVSDHGTLINPDVLDGDFVLGLGGAGRTLVSLTPRDHVTISADIGTGCGIQALLLARHSDRVIATDISERALHLTRLSAGLNGVDNIELRAGSMLEPLREQVDLLVSNPPFVITPRTTVANFEYRDGGMTGDRLVRSLFTAIPDHLQRGGRSVCLGNWETTSAVGAGPEAWVTDPDTSVLVIELEALDPIAYAETWIRDGGIPRAGQDWNAATAAWMDDFDTRDVREVVFGYVIMHKPEHASTADYAAPAIADHGIATDAGQPPSTFKTKVRTTSAIANNPHGLAQFVTTTFALRSWLATAAAEEIANTVFTRSPDLVEHRHHMPGESDPSSITLEQGIGFGQVFDLDTALAGFVSVADGSLTLRQTAVALAQLLDVNPTALEDQLIAQVRQLVAAGALLPVHDGKQE; translated from the coding sequence GTGATTGAACAAGACATGACCCTCGTGGCAGACCAACTCTACCGGGCCGGGTACACCGAGCCGCGGCTCCGGCAGTTCTGGGGTGGACCCATCGCCTCCGCGCTGGTGCGCAACAACGGCGCCCCTGCGATCCACTTCTGCCAGAATCTGCTCGAAGCAGCTGAGGCACATGGGCAGGCACGGAATCGAGGGGAGGCCCCGAGTCCGTTCGACCAGCACCTAGCGGCACTGGCCATGCTCTTTCATTTCCATCGTGAAGTCAGTACCGAAACGGCGCGTGCCGCCCTCGGCGAAGACGCGTTCGGTGTCGCTGTCGACGCCGGACTGCTCGTGCCCAGCAGAAGTGACAAGATGAGCAACGGTGACGCGACAATCAATCGTGACCTGATGAGCAACGATGACGAGTCTTCGAACGCCGAGGTGGGAGATCCGGGATACGTGTGCGCTCCGTTTGCGATCACTCCCTATGATCTGCCGGTCGGCGTTCCACGCGGGTTCCGCCCCGGTGACGAAAACCTGTATCTTGTCAGCGACCATGGAACTCTCATCAATCCCGATGTTCTCGACGGTGACTTCGTGCTCGGACTCGGCGGGGCGGGACGCACGCTCGTGTCGCTGACGCCGCGTGACCATGTCACCATCTCCGCCGACATCGGCACCGGGTGTGGGATCCAGGCTCTGCTCTTGGCCCGTCACAGCGACCGCGTCATCGCCACCGACATCTCCGAGCGCGCCCTGCACCTGACTAGACTCAGCGCTGGACTCAACGGTGTCGACAACATCGAACTCCGGGCAGGATCAATGCTTGAACCACTGCGCGAACAGGTCGATCTGCTCGTGTCCAACCCGCCCTTCGTCATCACCCCGCGCACCACCGTGGCCAACTTCGAATACAGGGACGGCGGGATGACCGGGGACCGGCTGGTGCGGTCCCTGTTCACCGCGATTCCCGACCATCTCCAAAGGGGCGGGCGTTCCGTGTGCCTCGGGAACTGGGAGACCACCTCGGCGGTGGGTGCAGGACCGGAGGCCTGGGTCACGGACCCGGACACCTCGGTGCTCGTCATCGAACTCGAGGCACTTGACCCCATCGCCTATGCAGAGACGTGGATCCGGGACGGAGGCATCCCTCGTGCCGGCCAGGATTGGAACGCGGCAACCGCAGCCTGGATGGACGACTTCGACACGCGTGACGTGAGAGAGGTCGTCTTCGGATACGTCATCATGCACAAGCCAGAACACGCGTCGACGGCCGACTATGCTGCCCCAGCGATTGCCGATCATGGGATTGCCACCGATGCCGGGCAACCGCCGTCGACGTTCAAGACCAAGGTCAGGACCACCTCGGCGATTGCGAACAATCCGCATGGACTCGCACAGTTCGTCACGACCACGTTCGCGCTGAGGTCGTGGCTGGCAACTGCTGCAGCCGAGGAGATCGCGAACACCGTATTCACCCGCTCTCCGGACCTCGTCGAGCACCGCCACCATATGCCCGGAGAATCAGATCCGAGCTCGATCACGCTGGAACAGGGCATCGGCTTCGGACAGGTCTTCGACCTCGACACAGCTTTGGCTGGATTCGTCTCAGTCGCCGACGGCAGCCTGACTCTGCGGCAGACAGCGGTGGCTCTTGCGCAGCTGCTCGACGTCAACCCGACCGCGCTCGAAGACCAGCTCATCGCTCAGGTGAGACAGCTCGTCGCTGCCGGTGCACTGCTGCCTGTGCACGATGGGAAGCAGGAATAA
- a CDS encoding type II secretion system F family protein codes for MITAIAVLVALSIILSAPLDPASRLQDLLRTRQDEDDSRRGGRQAKEDPEQEKLWAISAVENCAHLLKVGMTPQAVMATLSRQNAQLAPISRAISLGEEPGRAIATRGAALPQAAAEVFAGMSSVWTVSERSGAPAADMILRYAKAQRSTLDADRERRIAMAGPRATVRVLSWLPLIGVGLGLLIGVHPVELLLGLPGRLSIGGGLALYFVGRWWMRRMMARAER; via the coding sequence ATGATCACCGCGATCGCCGTGCTGGTGGCTCTGAGCATCATCCTCAGCGCACCGCTTGACCCGGCATCGCGACTGCAGGACCTACTCCGCACACGCCAGGACGAAGACGACTCCCGTCGAGGTGGACGGCAGGCCAAGGAGGATCCCGAACAAGAGAAGCTGTGGGCCATCTCGGCGGTGGAGAACTGTGCGCATCTGCTCAAAGTGGGTATGACCCCGCAGGCAGTGATGGCGACCCTGAGCAGGCAGAACGCACAACTGGCACCGATCTCACGTGCGATCTCCCTGGGCGAAGAGCCCGGACGAGCCATTGCCACCAGGGGAGCAGCACTGCCGCAGGCAGCCGCCGAAGTCTTCGCCGGCATGTCTTCGGTGTGGACCGTGTCGGAACGATCCGGAGCACCCGCAGCCGACATGATCCTCCGTTATGCGAAGGCGCAGCGCAGCACCCTCGATGCTGATCGGGAGAGACGCATAGCGATGGCCGGCCCCCGAGCGACAGTCAGAGTGCTCAGCTGGCTGCCGCTGATCGGTGTCGGTCTCGGCCTGCTCATCGGCGTCCACCCCGTTGAGCTGCTCTTGGGGCTGCCGGGCCGATTGAGCATCGGCGGCGGTCTCGCCCTGTACTTCGTCGGGCGCTGGTGGATGAGGCGGATGATGGCTCGGGCGGAGCGCTGA
- a CDS encoding DUF4244 domain-containing protein codes for MSIETRPHDCDGPPYPPWGEARGVDTSDVDWAGAPKYSGSGTDSDAAADAFDSEEPWREDGIPEPWGPDAGATTAEYAITTLAACGFAALLVVILKSEPIKELVTGVIQTALGLGA; via the coding sequence ATGAGCATAGAAACAAGGCCGCACGACTGTGACGGGCCGCCCTACCCACCTTGGGGTGAGGCGCGCGGCGTCGACACCAGCGATGTCGATTGGGCAGGAGCACCCAAGTACTCTGGCTCTGGCACCGATTCGGATGCTGCCGCGGATGCCTTCGACAGCGAGGAACCGTGGAGAGAGGACGGCATCCCAGAACCGTGGGGTCCCGACGCTGGGGCGACGACCGCAGAATATGCGATCACCACCCTCGCAGCCTGCGGATTCGCGGCACTGCTGGTTGTCATTCTGAAATCTGAACCGATCAAAGAACTCGTCACCGGTGTGATCCAGACCGCGCTTGGACTCGGAGCCTGA
- a CDS encoding TadA family conjugal transfer-associated ATPase, with product MSEWLDASLVAEVRKTLLDNPGPVTTAAVAEAVQRTGRVLGSSALLELVNRLSAQLSGAGPLQSVLEVADTTDVFVNGPREIFADTGAGPRLLDLSLGAEDEVRSLAVRLAALGGRRLDDASPFVDVRLPDGVRMNAIVPPISGEHTTISFRVPRHAGFTFEQLLTGGFIPEDVHELLIEAVRSRANILISGGTGTGKTVLLGALLGLVDSDQRIVIVEDSRELIVGHSHVVALAARQANVEGGGEVTLTDLVRNALRMRPDRLVVGECRGAEVRDMLTALNTGHEGGSATIHANTAEAVPSRLAALGALANMSPQAVFSQFSTAIDLVIHLRRIGADRGITELAIPTRESSSGVRMEPVWGRPSPLSEGTFNRRALARFEAVLEQKAA from the coding sequence ATGAGCGAATGGCTTGATGCCTCACTCGTGGCAGAGGTCCGCAAAACCCTGCTCGACAATCCGGGGCCGGTGACCACAGCGGCCGTCGCCGAGGCAGTTCAGCGCACCGGTCGGGTGCTCGGTTCCAGCGCCCTCCTCGAACTCGTGAACCGTCTGTCCGCGCAGCTCTCCGGTGCAGGTCCCCTCCAATCAGTGCTCGAGGTCGCTGACACCACCGACGTGTTCGTCAACGGCCCGCGTGAGATCTTCGCCGACACCGGAGCGGGACCCCGACTCCTCGACCTGTCCTTGGGTGCTGAGGACGAAGTGCGGTCCTTGGCCGTGCGCTTGGCAGCTTTGGGCGGCCGCCGTCTCGATGATGCGAGTCCGTTCGTCGATGTCAGGCTCCCCGACGGGGTACGTATGAATGCGATAGTGCCACCGATTTCCGGTGAGCACACCACGATCTCCTTTCGGGTTCCCCGGCACGCCGGTTTCACATTCGAACAGCTGCTCACCGGTGGATTCATCCCCGAAGATGTGCACGAGCTCCTGATTGAGGCGGTCCGATCTCGAGCCAACATCCTTATCTCGGGCGGTACCGGAACAGGAAAGACGGTCCTCCTCGGCGCGCTTCTGGGTCTTGTCGATTCGGATCAACGCATCGTCATCGTCGAGGACTCCCGGGAGCTCATCGTCGGGCACTCCCACGTGGTCGCGCTCGCCGCGCGCCAGGCCAACGTCGAGGGCGGCGGCGAAGTGACGCTGACGGATCTCGTTCGCAACGCACTGCGGATGCGTCCCGATCGCCTCGTCGTCGGAGAGTGTCGAGGCGCCGAGGTGAGGGACATGCTCACTGCGCTGAACACCGGCCACGAGGGCGGCAGCGCCACAATCCATGCGAACACAGCAGAAGCCGTTCCCAGCCGTCTGGCAGCGCTGGGAGCATTGGCGAACATGAGTCCACAAGCAGTGTTCTCACAATTCTCGACCGCCATCGACCTTGTCATCCACCTGCGCCGAATCGGAGCTGACCGAGGAATCACCGAACTGGCGATTCCCACGCGGGAGAGCAGCAGCGGGGTGAGAATGGAACCCGTCTGGGGTCGACCGTCTCCGCTGTCCGAGGGAACTTTCAATCGTCGGGCGCTGGCCCGGTTCGAAGCGGTGCTCGAGCAGAAGGCTGCCTGA
- a CDS encoding TadE family protein — protein sequence MATGCSCDPRREKQHRDAGTATAEFAVVMPAIVLLIIVLTGAAAVGFSQLRAFDAARSAAREIARGEPQAAVVSEAKKHAGKASEVLVRSEGGYSTVTVTIELPAAIIFLSEVEAAATARTEGSRSTAAEAQGQHTSGGPP from the coding sequence ATGGCGACCGGATGCTCCTGTGATCCACGACGAGAGAAGCAGCACCGTGATGCGGGAACGGCCACCGCAGAATTCGCCGTTGTCATGCCCGCCATCGTGCTTCTCATCATCGTGCTCACAGGGGCAGCCGCCGTCGGCTTCTCCCAGCTGAGAGCCTTCGACGCAGCCAGATCCGCAGCCCGAGAGATCGCCCGCGGTGAACCGCAGGCAGCGGTCGTGTCCGAAGCGAAGAAGCACGCTGGAAAGGCGTCCGAGGTGCTGGTCCGCTCCGAAGGCGGATATTCGACGGTGACCGTCACCATCGAACTCCCGGCGGCGATCATCTTCCTCAGCGAAGTCGAAGCAGCGGCGACGGCGCGAACAGAGGGAAGCCGCTCCACCGCCGCTGAGGCCCAGGGCCAGCACACTTCAGGTGGACCGCCATGA